A window from Salvia miltiorrhiza cultivar Shanhuang (shh) chromosome 2, IMPLAD_Smil_shh, whole genome shotgun sequence encodes these proteins:
- the LOC131009908 gene encoding uncharacterized protein LOC131009908 — protein sequence MAGLNLMGEDDELLLDDEVAGDSPVPADLCLVGRFLTEQPINFNLMRSRLASIWRPGKGVFMKDIGGGRFIFQFFHEVDLVRVYEGGPWAFGNFPLILHRLHRGEFPLSVPLDVLPFWVKIHDLPAGYITEGIGKLLGNFIGNFLEYDSTNSTGVWRQYMRIRVGIRVDEPLKRSKKIKSKDGSTFVVTFKYERLNVFCFLCGRLGHSENFCELMFNDEVKNKERQWGVGLKAADRRGQNLAGEKWIRTDGAGGNPSGVAAPTRVSENPPQTDPKRKELVLRDQPLLVLSSREMRDPTPQNLPRQILKDISYTNNHPDYMQLSDPSAIILDDRKRRRGVSSENTSTTPTSESFLAGFPGDGLDASTSLSAGFEDGAGRSQ from the coding sequence ATGGCAGGCTTAAACCTAATGGGAGAAGATGATGAacttcttcttgatgatgaAGTTGCTGGTGATTCACCCGTTCCAGCAGATCTCTGTCTTGTTGGACGTTTCCTTACGGAACAGCCGATCAACTTTAATCTGATGCGGAGTCGATTGGCCAGTATATGGCGTCCAGGGAAAGGGGTCTTTATGAAAGATATTGGAGGAGGCAGATTTATCTTTCAGTTTTTCCATGAAGTTGATCTTGTTCGGGTGTATGAAGGAGGACCGTGGGCTTTCGGAAATTTTCCCTTGATTCTACATCGCCTGCACCGGGGGGAGTTTCCACTGTCCGTTCCGTTGGATGTGCTACCATTCTGGGTCAAAATTCATGATCTTCCGGCGGGTTATATCACAGAGGGGATAGGTAAATTACTTGGAAACTTTATCGGAAACTTCTTAGAATATGACTCAACCAATTCTACTGGTGTTTGGCGACAATATATGAGGATTAGAGTGGGAATTCGTGTCGATGAACCTCTGAAAAGATCCAAGAAAATCAAAAGTAAAGATGGATCCACCTTTGTTGTTACCTTCAAGTATGAGAGACTTAATGTTTTCTGTTTCTTATGTGGGCGGCTTGGTCACTCAGAGAATTTTTGTGAGTTAATGTTCAATGATGAGGTGAAGAATAAGGAGCGGCAATGGGGTGTGGGGCTGAAAGCGGCTGATCGGCGCGGCCAGAATCTCGCCGGGGAGAAATGGATTCGTACTGATGGAGCAGGAGGAAACCCTAGTGGGGTGGCGGCGCCAACTAGGGTTTCGGAGAATCCGCCTCAAACTGATCCAAAAAGGAAGGAGCTAGTTTTACGGGATCAACCTCTTTTGGTTTTGTCTTCCCGAGAAATGCGTGATCCTACCCCGCAAAATCTGCCACGACAAATATTGAAGGATATCAGTTACACAAATAACCATCCGGATTACATGCAACTTTCTGATCCTAGCGCGATTATTCTGGATGATCGGAAACGGAGACGTGGCGTTTCCTCTGAAAATACGAGCACTACCCCAACATCTGAGTCTTTTCTTGCTGGTTTTCCTGGAGATGGACTGGATGCTTCTACTTCTTTATCGGCGGGCTTCGAGGACGGAGCCGGCCGGTCGCAATGA
- the LOC131012022 gene encoding wall-associated receptor kinase-like 1 gives MFICSWFLNRVILYTGMGSGLGFLLLLLACFWLYKVFKKRMERIHRKKFFKRNGGLLLKQQTNEGTLEKTKIFPAKELEVATDYFNENRILGDGGQGTVYKGMLADGKIVPIKKSKLVEENQLEQFINEVAILSQINHRNVVRLLGCCLETEVPLLVYEFMPNGTLYNLIHDRNNEFSFPWNMRLKIAADIAGALAYLHSASSVAIYHRDIKSSNLLLDEKYVVKVSDFGTSKFIAADQTHLTTLVKGTFGYLDPEYFNSSKFTEKSDVYSFGVVLVELLSGQRPISVDEEEEERGLATRFRTCIEQNCLDTILDPQVLEEGRKEEVIFVAKLAHRCLNLKGITRPTMKEVATELENFRMCLMPTIVEDESEDVRVFEDICTTISDNEHTWTGR, from the coding sequence ATGTTTATATGTTCATGGTTTCTCAATCGAGTAATTTTATATACAGGTATGGGCTCTGGATTAGGATTTCTATTACTCCTTTTAGCATGTTTTTGGTTGTATAAGGTGTTCAAAAAGAGAATGGAAAGAATACATAGAAAGAAATTCTTCAAACGAAATGGTGGCCTTCTCTTGAAACAACAAACAAATGAAGGCACACTtgaaaaaaccaaaatttttcCTGCAAAAGAGTTGGAGGTAGCCACTGATTACTTCAATGAAAACCGAATCCTTGGAGATGGAGGGCAAGGCACTGTCTACAAGGGAATGTTAGCTGATGGTAAGATTGTGCCCATAAAGAAATCAAAACTGGTTGAAGAGAACCAACTAGAACAGTTCATAAATGAGGTGGCAATACTGTCGCAGATCAATCATCGGAATGTGGTGAGATTGTTGGGGTGTTGTTTGGAGACTGAGGTTCCTCTGCTTGTTTATGAGTTCATGCCAAACGGTACCCTTTATAATCTCATACATGATCGCAATAATGAATTTTCATTTCCATGGAACATGCGTCTGAAAATCGCAGCAGATATTGCCGGGGCATTGGCCTATTTGCACTCTGCATCTTCCGTAGCTATCTATCACAGAGACATCAAGTCAAGTAACCTCCTTCTAGACGAGAAATATGTTGTCAAAGTATCAGACTTTGGAACTTCCAAGTTCATTGCTGCGGACCAAACTCACTTAACTACTCTGGTTAAAGGGACATTTGGATATTTAGATCCAGAATATTTTAATTCAAGTAAATTCACAGAAAAGAGCGATGTTTACAGTTTTGGAGTGGTTCTTGTGGAGCTTCTTAGTGGGCAAAGGCCAATTTCTGTtgacgaagaagaagaggaaagaGGCCTAGCTACTCGGTTTCGTACATGCATAGAACAAAATTGTCTTGACACAATTTTGGATCCTCAAGTTTTGGAGGAAGGTAGAAAGGAAGAGGTGATTTTTGTTGCGAAGCTTGCACATAGATGTTTGAATTTGAAAGGAATAACAAGACCAACTATGAAAGAAGTGGCTACTGAATTGGAAAATTTTAGGATGTGTCTAATGCCTACTATAGTTGAAGATGAATCTGAAGATGTAAGAGTTTTTGAAGACATATGCACAACGATTTCAGACAATGAGCACACATGGACAGGCAGGTAG